The genomic interval CGGTTTGGTGGGCTACCAGGCGTACGACGTCTACAACGAGCCAAACCAGCGGCTGGCCGAGCGGCAGGAGCAGCTCGACGACGCTCTGACTCGGCTCGAGACCGCGCAGCAGGACATTGCAGGCAAGGAGCAGGAAATCGCCGAGCAGCAGGTCTCGATCGATCGATTGGAGACCTCGCTCCACCTGCTCAAGGTCGACCAGCGGGTCGCCGAGCTGCGGATTCTCGATGTGAAGCCGCCCGCTGAGGAGGGTGAACCGGCAATTACCACGCTCGAGTTTGTCGAAACCGACCCGGAGGGGAAGGCGATCGGCGAGCCGCGGCAATTCGAAGTGCCGGGAGATCAGGTGTACCTGGAGTACCTGGTCGTCAAGTTCAACGACGAGTACGTCGAGCAGGCGCACCTCGAGAAGGGGACCGCTATCTGCCTGTTTCAGCGGCTGTTCGGCAGCGGCCAGAAGCCGGCGGAAGGCCACCGACTCGACTCGCCCAACACCCGACCAACCGCCTACGCGCGGGGCGAGCGGATGTCGGACTTCGAGGAAGAGATCTGGGCCGACTTCTGGGACCTAGCGCACGACCCTAATCGGCTCGCGGAGCTCGGCATCCGCAACGCCATGGCCGAGGCCCCGTCGGTCAAGGCCCGGGCGGGCAGCAAGTACCGCCTAGAAATCCGCTCGACCGGCGGGTTCCAGCTGCGGCACATCGTAGACGATCAGGGCCAGTAGCCAAGGCGGCCTACCTCGCCGCCAGCATGCCGGCCTTGGGCTGGTAGCAGACCGCCCCGCAGTGCCGCTGGGGCGACCATTCCGGTCCGATCTCGGTGAGTGACTCGCTCGAGCCGACGAACAGCCAGCCGCCGGGGTTCAGCTGGTCGGCGATCCGGCGGAACAGGCTCTTGCGGTCCTCGTCCTTGAAGTAGATCGCGACGTTCCGGCAGAACACGATGTCGAACTTGCCGAGGGTGGTGAAGGGCTGCAGCAGGTTGCGGACCTCGAACCGGCACTTCGAGCGGAGCACCTCGTTGATCTGCAGGTCGCGGCCGGCCTGCGTGAAGTAGCCGCTCTGGTGCACCTGGTCGAGACCACGGCTTACCTCGAGCTGCGAGTACTTGCCCTCGCTGGCGCGACGCACCGCGTCGGACGAGACGTCCGTCCCGACAATCTGCAGGTCCCAGTTCGCCACGTCCGGCACGATGTCGCCGAAGGTCATGCCGATGCTGTAGGCCTCTTGTCCGGTGCTGCAAGCCGCGGACCAGACGCGGAGCTTACGCGGGAACAGCGTGGTCGACTTGGCGTCGATCAGCTCCGGCAGGATCTTGAACTTGAGCGCATTGAACGGCGTCGCGTCACGGAACCACAAAGTCTCGTTGGTGGTGATCGCGTTGACGACGTCCGTCGCGATTGGGTTCGAGGCGCCGAGCCTGGCCTTGCGGGCGAGTTCGGCGTACGAGTTGCAACCGTGCTTCTTGACCAGGTCCGCCAGCCGCCCCTCGATCAAGTAGTCCTTGCTGGAATCGAGGTAGATCCCACAAAGGTCATCGACCAAGTTGCAGATGGCGTCTAGGCCTTCTGTATCGAGTTTCATACCCGTGCGCCCCCTCTTGCGTACGCTCCAATTACCGTTGGCATCATGTCCAACGAGGCCACCTCGTCCGACAGCCCGGCGTCAAACACCGCCTTGGGCATGCCGTACACGACGCAGCTTGATTCGTCTTGGGAGAGGACCTGCCCCCCCTTCTTCTTGAGTTCGGCGGCGCCCAGGGCGCCGTCGTCCCCCATGCCGGTCAGCACCACGCCCAGCGACGCGGCGCCGTAGACCTCGGCGACCGAGCGGAACAAGTAGTCGACCGAGGGCTTGCAGTTGCGTTCGGGCGCGTCGTCGGTGATCTGGATCACGTGGTCCTTGTCCTGGCGGACCACCCGCATGTGCTTGCCGCCGGGGGCGATGATCACCTCGCCGCGTCGGACGGGCTGCCCGTCGCGGCCCTCGGAGACCGTCAGCGAGCAGCGCCGGTTGAGGTCCTCGGCCAGGCTCGCCGTGAACATCGGCGGCATGTGCTGCACCAGGAGGATCGGGCAGGGGAAGTTGGCCGGCAGCCTTGGGAGCAGGCGGACCAGGGCCTGGGGTCCGCCGGTCGAGACGCCAATCGCCACGATCCGGGGCGGCACGTCGAACCGCCGCGGCGGCGAGATACGGCCGACGGGGGCCGCTGGCCGAGCGGGCCGCAGCGCCGGGCGGCTGACGGCGCGTGTTCCTGTGGGGGCGGCGGCGCCGCGGCAGGCCTCAATCTTGGGGATCAGGTCCCGCCGCAGTTGCTGCACGCTCATTTCAAGAGACTTGGTGGCTGGTTTGAGGATGAAATCGAACGCCCCTTCTCGGAGCGCCGCGTTGGTTGACTGGGCGCCCTGCGCGGTGAACGCGCTGACCATGATCGCCTTGGGGGCGTTCGGCACGTTGGCCAGCTGCTTGAGGACCCCGTGGCCGTCGAGCTGGGGCATCTCGACGTCGAGCGTCACGACGTCGGGCTTGAGCTGCTTGATCCGTTCGAGGGCGATGACCCCGTTGTTGGCCGCGCCGACCACTTCCACGCCTTCGAGTCCCGAGAGCACGTCCCGGACGATCTTGCGGTAGAGGGCCGAGTCGTCAACGACCAGTACCTTGAGTGGCGTGCTGTTTGTCTTCATGTTGTGTGTCTGCTATTCGGCGCCGCACGCCCCATGCGGAACTCAAAAAAATCCCCACCGCCCCCTGCGCGGGGGCGGTGGGGGGTAGCCTCATCTAGATCCGGAACTGGCTGACCAGCGACTGCAGCTCGGTGGCGAGCTGCGCCACGGAGCCGCCCGCCTGACGGGTCTCCGAAGCGGCGTCGGAGGTCTGCTTGGCGCCGGAATCGACCCCCGCGATGCTGCGGGTGATCTCCTCGCTGGCCGCGGCCGACTCGTTCACGCCCTGGGACACCGAGTCCGCACTGCTGGCGGTCGTGGCGACCGTCGCGGCGATGTCCTTGGTCGTGATGCTCTGCTCTTCCACCGCCGAGGCGATGGTGCGGGCGACCTCGTTGACGCTGTTGATCACGCCGGTGATCTCGCGGATGGCGTCCACCGCCTCGCCTGTCGAGGCCTGGATGCCCTCGATGCGGCCGCGGATTTCTTCGGTCGCCATCGCGGTCTGCTTGGCGAGCTCTTTGACCTCGGTCGCGACGACAGCAAACCCCTTGCCGGCCTCGCCGGCGCGGGCGGCCTCGATCGTGGCGTTCAGGGCCAACAGGTTGGTCTGCTCGGCGATGTCCTGAATGACCTCGATCACCTTGCCGATCTCGTCGGCCGCCTCACCGAGGCCGCCGACCTTCTCGTTGCTGATCTCGGCCAGCCGCGCGGCCTGATCGGCGACCTTGGCCGACTGCTCCGCGTTCTGGGCGATCTCGTTGATCGTCGCGGTCATCTGATCGGTCGACGCCGCGACCGAACGGATGTTGGT from Posidoniimonas polymericola carries:
- a CDS encoding protein-glutamate methylesterase/protein-glutamine glutaminase, which produces MKTNSTPLKVLVVDDSALYRKIVRDVLSGLEGVEVVGAANNGVIALERIKQLKPDVVTLDVEMPQLDGHGVLKQLANVPNAPKAIMVSAFTAQGAQSTNAALREGAFDFILKPATKSLEMSVQQLRRDLIPKIEACRGAAAPTGTRAVSRPALRPARPAAPVGRISPPRRFDVPPRIVAIGVSTGGPQALVRLLPRLPANFPCPILLVQHMPPMFTASLAEDLNRRCSLTVSEGRDGQPVRRGEVIIAPGGKHMRVVRQDKDHVIQITDDAPERNCKPSVDYLFRSVAEVYGAASLGVVLTGMGDDGALGAAELKKKGGQVLSQDESSCVVYGMPKAVFDAGLSDEVASLDMMPTVIGAYARGGARV
- a CDS encoding CheR family methyltransferase, which codes for MKLDTEGLDAICNLVDDLCGIYLDSSKDYLIEGRLADLVKKHGCNSYAELARKARLGASNPIATDVVNAITTNETLWFRDATPFNALKFKILPELIDAKSTTLFPRKLRVWSAACSTGQEAYSIGMTFGDIVPDVANWDLQIVGTDVSSDAVRRASEGKYSQLEVSRGLDQVHQSGYFTQAGRDLQINEVLRSKCRFEVRNLLQPFTTLGKFDIVFCRNVAIYFKDEDRKSLFRRIADQLNPGGWLFVGSSESLTEIGPEWSPQRHCGAVCYQPKAGMLAAR